A single window of Paenibacillus sp. FSL H8-0537 DNA harbors:
- a CDS encoding Ger(x)C family spore germination protein, whose protein sequence is MSQMMRTVLLSLLSLLLCLIMSSCWDRKEINDLALVTGVAIDKKDDKLIEVSVQIFIPQGSTQGDQAVGEASGGTGTTFVQSAHGENIADALSQLQQKFSRKIFWGHAEVFIFGEAKVKQGVKEDLDFLMRDSEPRERAFVFVSKGKAKKILEYHSILERNTSEVLREMANNKTSITSSLAHLSEMLEDDSKTALLPWVVPLPPPNQENPTQSIGYINGTAILHNGKLVGVADNRVTRGILWIINEMDNAIVTIQPEGASGTVSVKLLRNRSSMKPRFHNGQWEMTIHVSCKNQLLQNTSDINLTQSSESLQKIEDQLERNIEERISLAVTKAKNSYKADIFNFAGAFHRAYPRVWKQNQKDWDAIFPEIKVIVKAKAEILRPGMFNTQESK, encoded by the coding sequence ATGAGCCAGATGATGCGTACCGTACTGCTCTCCCTATTATCCCTATTGCTTTGTCTTATAATGAGCAGTTGCTGGGACCGCAAGGAAATCAATGATCTTGCGCTCGTAACAGGAGTAGCCATCGATAAGAAAGACGATAAGCTCATCGAGGTGAGCGTACAAATCTTTATTCCCCAGGGCTCTACACAAGGGGATCAAGCTGTCGGCGAAGCATCAGGAGGAACAGGGACAACCTTCGTTCAATCGGCTCATGGTGAAAATATTGCCGACGCGCTGTCCCAGCTTCAGCAAAAGTTTTCGCGTAAAATCTTTTGGGGGCATGCCGAGGTATTCATCTTTGGCGAAGCTAAGGTCAAGCAAGGCGTGAAGGAGGATTTGGACTTTCTCATGCGGGATTCAGAGCCTCGTGAGCGGGCTTTTGTGTTCGTAAGCAAAGGAAAAGCCAAAAAGATTTTGGAGTATCATTCGATTTTGGAGCGGAATACATCTGAGGTGCTGCGGGAAATGGCCAACAATAAAACGAGCATTACCTCCTCATTGGCTCATTTATCCGAAATGCTGGAGGATGATAGCAAAACCGCCTTGCTGCCTTGGGTAGTGCCGCTGCCGCCACCGAATCAAGAAAATCCTACGCAGAGTATCGGCTACATAAATGGGACTGCCATCCTACATAATGGCAAGCTGGTAGGTGTTGCCGACAACCGGGTGACGCGCGGCATTTTGTGGATTATTAACGAAATGGACAATGCGATTGTTACAATCCAGCCAGAGGGCGCTAGCGGGACTGTCTCTGTTAAATTGCTGCGGAACCGTTCCTCTATGAAGCCCCGCTTTCATAATGGACAATGGGAAATGACGATTCACGTCTCCTGCAAAAATCAACTGCTGCAAAATACATCGGACATCAACTTGACCCAGAGCAGCGAAAGCCTTCAAAAAATCGAGGATCAGCTGGAGCGCAACATTGAGGAGCGCATTAGCCTAGCTGTTACCAAAGCTAAAAATAGCTATAAGGCGGATATTTTCAACTTTGCAGGAGCATTCCATCGCGCTTATCCACGTGTATGGAAGCAAAATCAAAAGGATTGGGATGCGATTTTCCCAGAAATAAAGGTAATTGTAAAAGCAAAAGCAGAAATTTTGCGCCCGGGCATGTTCAATACCCAAGAATCCAAGTAG
- a CDS encoding spore germination protein has translation MVDIMDYRLMPFSTELAANIEILNTIYNDSVDIKSRTFPIAGKTEAFLLFIDGMVNESLIDLHVLAPLLQTRTEASELDFAYIRSVVSTSQLSIATSFNELLQYISTGSAALLVNHLPFGIAINLSGWQQRGIEEPAAESIIRGPREGFTETMSVNTSMLRRKIKDAALKLSSVQVGRYTKTEVVIAHIDGIANHSLVEEVRHRIEKIDIDGVLESGYIEALIEDHPYSPFPQIQVTERPDVVSASLLEGKIGIMVEGTPFCLIAPTTFMSMLQSPEDYYQRFMISTFIRWLRFLFLFISLLLPSLYVAVLTFHQEMVPTSLLLSIAKSREDIPFPALIEALLMEVSFEALREAGVRLPKQVGSAVSIVGALVIGQAATSAGLVSSPMVMVVAITGIASFLLPQYSAGIAIRVLRFPIMFLAGMFGLLGLMLGVIAIIIHLCSIRSLGVPYLQPLAPMKWSEILDTLMRAPIWSNRKRPSFTGRKNEIRQSPYNRPEQGEGEASS, from the coding sequence CCGGCTGATGCCTTTCAGTACCGAGCTAGCAGCCAATATCGAAATTCTCAACACGATTTATAATGATTCCGTTGATATTAAAAGCCGGACCTTTCCGATCGCTGGAAAAACCGAGGCTTTTCTTTTGTTTATCGATGGCATGGTTAACGAATCGCTCATCGACCTGCATGTTCTTGCTCCGCTTCTGCAAACCCGAACCGAAGCGTCTGAGCTTGATTTTGCCTATATCCGCTCCGTCGTATCGACGAGCCAGCTTTCCATCGCCACCTCCTTTAATGAGCTTCTTCAATATATTTCGACCGGGAGCGCTGCCCTACTCGTTAATCATCTGCCGTTTGGCATCGCCATTAATTTATCTGGCTGGCAGCAGCGCGGTATCGAGGAACCAGCAGCAGAATCAATTATTCGTGGTCCGCGCGAAGGCTTTACCGAGACGATGAGTGTCAACACCTCGATGCTGCGGCGCAAAATTAAAGATGCTGCCCTAAAGCTGAGCTCTGTGCAGGTTGGGCGCTACACAAAGACGGAAGTCGTCATTGCCCATATTGATGGCATTGCTAATCACTCGCTTGTCGAGGAAGTCAGACATCGCATCGAGAAAATCGACATTGATGGGGTATTGGAAAGCGGCTATATCGAAGCATTAATTGAGGATCATCCGTATTCGCCTTTCCCTCAAATCCAAGTAACCGAACGTCCTGATGTGGTCAGCGCCTCGCTGCTGGAGGGGAAGATAGGCATCATGGTAGAGGGTACGCCCTTTTGCCTGATTGCGCCGACGACTTTCATGTCTATGCTGCAATCGCCAGAGGATTACTACCAGCGCTTTATGATCAGCACCTTCATCCGCTGGCTGCGCTTTCTGTTCCTCTTCATTTCGCTGCTGCTGCCCTCCCTTTATGTCGCGGTGCTGACGTTCCATCAGGAAATGGTGCCGACTTCGCTGCTGCTCAGCATTGCCAAGTCTCGGGAAGACATCCCCTTCCCCGCGCTGATTGAGGCGCTGCTGATGGAGGTTTCCTTCGAGGCGCTGCGGGAAGCCGGCGTTCGCCTGCCCAAGCAGGTAGGCTCCGCCGTCAGTATCGTCGGCGCACTCGTTATCGGGCAAGCGGCGACCTCTGCCGGACTCGTCTCCTCGCCAATGGTCATGGTCGTGGCGATTACGGGCATCGCGTCATTCCTCCTGCCGCAATACAGCGCTGGCATCGCCATACGCGTATTGCGTTTCCCGATTATGTTTCTGGCGGGCATGTTTGGCCTGCTCGGCTTAATGCTTGGCGTCATCGCCATCATTATCCATTTATGCTCCATCCGCTCGCTTGGAGTGCCATACTTGCAGCCGCTTGCGCCAATGAAATGGAGTGAAATACTGGATACGCTCATGCGTGCCCCTATATGGAGCAACCGTAAAAGACCGAGCTTTACTGGGCGTAAAAACGAAATCAGGCAGTCCCCTTACAACCGTCCTGAGCAGGGAGAAGGAGAGGCTTCCTCATGA